A single genomic interval of Helianthus annuus cultivar XRQ/B chromosome 6, HanXRQr2.0-SUNRISE, whole genome shotgun sequence harbors:
- the LOC110865773 gene encoding putative tRNA (cytidine(32)/guanosine(34)-2'-O)-methyltransferase, whose protein sequence is MGKASRDKRDIYYRKAKEEGWRARSAFKLLQIDEEFNIFQGVKRVVDLCAAPGSWSQVLSRKLYLPAKLSSELPLIVAIDLQPMAPIEGVIQVQGDITNARTAEVVIRHFDGCKADLVVCDGAPDVTGLHDMDEFVQSQLILAGLTIVTHILKKGGKFIAKIFRGKDTSLLYCQLKLFFTEVTLAKPKSSRNSSIEAFAVCENYSPPEGFNEKDLHRLLEKVGTPSGADDLDCSSGWLEGPNKVYIPFLACGDLSGYDSDRSYPLSKAPDGSYKILDPVQPPIDPPYKRALEMKKASNHGLEKLSLDP, encoded by the exons ATGGGAAAAGCATCGAGAGATAAAAGG GATATCTATTACCGCAAAGCAAAAGAAGAAGGCTGGCGTGCCCGAAGTGCCTTCAAGCTCCTTCAAATTGATGAGGAGTTCAACATCTTTCAAG GAGTTAAGCGCGTGGTAGATCTCTGTGCCGCACCTGGTAGCTGGAGTCAG GTTTTGAGTCGTAAATTGTATCTCCCAGCTAAACTATCATCCGAGCTTCCACTCATCGTGGCCATTGATTTACAACCCATGGCTCCGATTGAAGGTGTCATCCAAGTACAAGGAGACATAACTAATGCTAGAACAGCTGAAGTG GTCATTAGGCATTTCGATGGATGCAAGGCTGACCTAGTTGTTTGTGACGGTGCTCCTGATG TAACTGGACTTCATGACATGGATGAATTCGTTCAGTCACAACTAATATTGgcg GGGTTGACAATTGTGACTCACATACTCAAGAAAGGTGGAAAATTTATTGCAAAGATCTTTAGGGGAAAGGATACAAGCCTTTTATATTGTCAG CTAAAACTATTTTTCACAGAAGTAACTCTCGCAAAACCAAAAAGTAGCCGAAATTCAAGCATAG AGGCATTTGCTGTTTGTGAAAATTATTCACCTCCGGAAGGCTTCAATGAGAAAGATTTGCATCGCCTCCTTGAGAAGGTCGGAACTCCATCTGGTGCAGACGACTTAG ATTGTAGTAGTGGATGGTTAGAAGGGCCAAACAAGGTTTATATACCATTTCTGGCGTGTGGAGACCTTAGTGGTTATGACTCGGACCGATCATATCCGCTTTCTAAAGCCCCTGATGGTTCTTACAAGATTTTGGACCCTGTGCAGCCTCCAATTGACCCCCCTTATAAGAGAGCTCTTGAAATGAAAAAAGCTTCAAACCATGGCCTTGAAAAGCTTTCCCTTGATCCTTGA